One Centroberyx gerrardi isolate f3 chromosome 6, fCenGer3.hap1.cur.20231027, whole genome shotgun sequence genomic region harbors:
- the bloc1s3 gene encoding biogenesis of lysosome-related organelles complex 1 subunit 3 isoform X1 — protein sequence MSSVMSSRYQIVVQGEASETDSDDEVYITSLSAPQTVTVGAKVPGEASETDSEGELERADRERRKVTAAAVSQESAQILQRDLPPLIVVRDHPDIQSIVEDRPSPTHRPYGDTLLQQKLQESNSRLHTDVGQTLRQVYGNASREVRSATAQLNTSQSSIINASHSIRLILDDLKAVSEKIDIITSCHLLPDINISNPVNNTTPVP from the exons aTGAGTTCAGTTATGTCCAGCAGGTACCAGATCGTGGTGCAGGGCGAGGCGTCAGAGACAGACTCCGATGATGAAGTCTACAttacctccctctctgctccccagACTGTCACAGTGGGAGCCAAg GTTCCTGGGGAGGCTTCAGAGACGGACAGTGAGGGTGAGCTGGAGCGGGCGGACCGAGAGCGGAGAAAAGTTACTGCTGCAGCAGTGAGCCAGGAGAGCGCTCAGATCCTGCAGAGAGACCTGCCCCCCCTTATAGTGGTCAGAGACCATCCTGATATACAGTCCATAGTGGAAGACAGGCCGAGTCCTACCCACAGACCATATG GTGACACTCTGTTGCAGCAGAAGCTGCAGGAGTCTAACAGTCGGCTGCATACAGATGTGGGACAGACACTACGGCAGGTTTATGGCAATGCCAGCCGAGAG GTGCGCAGTGCTACAGCTCAGCTCAATACTTCGCAGAGCTCCATCATCAACGCTTCCCACAGCATCAGATTAATACTCGATGACCTGAAGGCTGTGTCTGAGAAGATAGACATCATTACCAGCTGTCATCTGCTGCCTGATATTAACATCAGTAACCCTGTTAATAATACCACTCCTGTACCTTGA
- the bloc1s3 gene encoding biogenesis of lysosome-related organelles complex 1 subunit 3 isoform X2 — protein sequence MSSRYQIVVQGEASETDSDDEVYITSLSAPQTVTVGAKVPGEASETDSEGELERADRERRKVTAAAVSQESAQILQRDLPPLIVVRDHPDIQSIVEDRPSPTHRPYGDTLLQQKLQESNSRLHTDVGQTLRQVYGNASREVRSATAQLNTSQSSIINASHSIRLILDDLKAVSEKIDIITSCHLLPDINISNPVNNTTPVP from the exons ATGTCCAGCAGGTACCAGATCGTGGTGCAGGGCGAGGCGTCAGAGACAGACTCCGATGATGAAGTCTACAttacctccctctctgctccccagACTGTCACAGTGGGAGCCAAg GTTCCTGGGGAGGCTTCAGAGACGGACAGTGAGGGTGAGCTGGAGCGGGCGGACCGAGAGCGGAGAAAAGTTACTGCTGCAGCAGTGAGCCAGGAGAGCGCTCAGATCCTGCAGAGAGACCTGCCCCCCCTTATAGTGGTCAGAGACCATCCTGATATACAGTCCATAGTGGAAGACAGGCCGAGTCCTACCCACAGACCATATG GTGACACTCTGTTGCAGCAGAAGCTGCAGGAGTCTAACAGTCGGCTGCATACAGATGTGGGACAGACACTACGGCAGGTTTATGGCAATGCCAGCCGAGAG GTGCGCAGTGCTACAGCTCAGCTCAATACTTCGCAGAGCTCCATCATCAACGCTTCCCACAGCATCAGATTAATACTCGATGACCTGAAGGCTGTGTCTGAGAAGATAGACATCATTACCAGCTGTCATCTGCTGCCTGATATTAACATCAGTAACCCTGTTAATAATACCACTCCTGTACCTTGA
- the trappc6bl gene encoding trafficking protein particle complex subunit 6B, like, giving the protein MADEVLFEFLHMEMVSHVYKEQQSSKGEMDNKDRAICISILEGMGFRVGQGLIERLTKDSPSFKDELDIMKFICKDFWTYVFRRQVDNLRTNHQGTYVLQDNKFTLLTQLSSGKQYLDEAPKYLAYSCGVVRGALSNLGLDSVVTAEVSLMPSCKFQVVIQKL; this is encoded by the exons aTGGCAGACGAGGTTCTGTTTGAGTTTCTCCATATGGAGATGGTGTCCCATGTTTACAAGGAGCAGCAATCCAGTAAAGGAGAGATGGACAACAAG gACAGAGCTATCTGTATTTCTATCCTGGAAGGCATGGGCTTCAGAGTGGGACAGGGACTCATTGAGag GTTGACCAAGGACTCTCCCAGCTTTAAGGATGAGTTGGATATAATGAAGTTCATCTGTAAAGACTTCTGGACGTACGTGTTCAGGAGGCAGGTCGACAACCTCAGAACCAACCATCAG GGTACCTATGTTCTTCAAGACAACAAGTTTACACTGCTGACTCAACTCTCCAGTGGAAAACAGTACCTGGACGAGGCCCCTAAg TACCTGGCCTATTCGTGTGGCGTGGTAAGAGGAGCCCTCTCCAACCTGGGTCTAGACAGTGTGGTGACAGCTGAGGTCTCTCTCATGCCATCCT GTAAGTTCCAGGTAGTGATCCAGAAGTTGTGA